Proteins encoded in a region of the Pieris napi chromosome 5, ilPieNapi1.2, whole genome shotgun sequence genome:
- the LOC125049318 gene encoding uncharacterized protein LOC125049318 — translation MSKADAADKFEGEGSSSDSIEFQRLINLRRSMKGRLTKFENHITPLKSAKPGDLSSIQVKELINRLNKVQSMFSEFDEVENRLEALNDDSDERDDIEDRFFSLISLAQELIESCSKSDSKQRPSSALSHRSGGSCDHYAIKLPTIKLPTFDGNYLKWLEFRDTFESMINQNDSISEINKFHYLRSSLEGGATVVIKSIEFTSKNYSLAWNLLCERYDNKNILINNHIKALFSMDPLFRESHKAIRYLIDTFLKNLRALENLDQPTDKWDVLICFIICSKLDSVTCRKWEEHKNTLPNLPSLADMILFLRNRADILETMSANSTERSKPEPKVVRSSDNKSAFLPRSSKSFVSSSSSKRKNIHNCPMCKHQHSIVHCNVFKDLPLKVRLDEVVKLNLCSNCLRRGHVVEDCRLQSTCRECGKRHNTLLHSVSEPAVKPAAVESTLTSTNSVSLSAQSSNQQVLLCTALVRVTDPQSKNTHLARALLDAGSQSCFISETLKHKMGIISNNTDSLCISGINNVKVHITDSCELAISSLHQHFNVSLKMYVVPQITGYLPNAPVNVRELNLPVNIQLADPKFYVPSDVDILLGAGVFFDAISPKQIKLGQHKPILQESKFGWLVAGPLHSYSHKQSNVIHCNFTKEISDNLTKFWNLEELPLSELTMSPEDEFCEHHFQETTKRLVNGRFCVKMPFRESPEQALGNSYMMAEKRFLNLEKKLDKNSDHKDKYTQFIKEYERLGHLSKVDRPSFGYFLPHHCVIRETSETTKLRVVFDGSAKTSSKKSLNDIQYTGPVVQDELFNILIRFRQHRFVLTGDIMNFYRQFSIDPSQRHLQLIIWRDNKVQPLEIAELQTVTYGTNSAPFLSTRCLKQLALECNDPIVSEVIQKDFYIDDMLTGSSSEHELHHIYRKVIEVLNSACLPIHKFRTNCPQIFQHNTETQGLDLCKESSVLGVLWAPDTDTLRFTLNVDCTQQKVTKRVILSNTCKIFDPLGLISPCTIALKILLQRLWLLKLDWDDPVPTEINNVWQQMIGSLNSLLTVNVPRFALCASPISTELHCFVDASQNAYAACLYLRSVDPKGIISTALLCAKTRVSPIKPLTIPRLELCAALLGARLTAKVTSALRCDIDCTYYWSDSTITLAWINSQPQLLKAFVCNRVNEIRELSAQSLSSWRYVPTAINPADMASRGLEPSNLSKSDLWWRGPSFLLSQETEWPQAPKSKINLSELKNNIQVHNALNTSTFVDFTRYSNPIRLIRIYAYVLRFISNCKNKNKNVSPLCSKELNDSLELLVKNSQYESYSLIINTLNKGNKLKPKCSILQLAPFIDQSGILRVGGRLDNATLSFEQKHPALLDSKHHFTKILMRHEHARLFHAGPQLLLSSFRKQYWPIGGRNLARSTVRKCIVCTRYKAKPMEPFMGNLPSNRVSQFYPFQTCGVDFAGPFMISNKIGRGNKISKCYLCLFICFSVKAVHLETVSDLSTQAFISSLKRFIARRGKPDNICCDNGKNFVGANNELGRVMRSSLRDLKDYSANEGIKFTFNPPYSPSLGGLWEAGIKSAKHHLKRIAGNTALTFEELSTLFTQIEAILNSRPLTPLTSDPNDLSPLTPGHFIIGRPLTSLPSPPASDLKTRIRCRYRMIEGLRQHFWARWRNEYLLELQQRYKGRHHERNLQEGDLVVFKEDGLPPLKWRIGRAVRLYMGSDNVCRVADFMTFRGIERRAVNKVCLLPLENDIITEEENKDLES, via the coding sequence ATGTCTAAAGCGGATGCTGCTGATAAGTTTGAAGGCGAAGGCTCTTCTAGCGATTCAATCGAGTTTCAAAGGCTGATTAATCTGCGCCGGTCAATGAAGGGACGCTTAACTAAATTCGAAAATCACATAACACCTTTAAAATCTGCGAAACCAGGTGATCTAAGTAGTATACAGGTCAAGGAACTAATCAATCGCCTAAACAAGGTACAGTCTATGTTCTCTGAGTTCGATGAGGTAGAAAATAGGTTAGAAGCTTTGAATGATGATTCTGATGAACGTGATGATATCGAGGATAGGTTTTTTTCGTTGATATCTCTTGCTCAGGAGTTAATAGAGTCATGTTCCAAGTCTGATTCCAAACAGAGACCGAGTAGTGCTCTTTCACACCGGTCTGGTGGCAGTTGTGACCACTATGCAATCAAACTACCTACTATCAAGCTGCCTACCTTTGACGGGAACTACCTTAAGTGGCTTGAATTTAGAGACACATTCGAGTCCATGATCAATCAAAACGATTCAAtttcagaaataaataaatttcattatttgagATCATCTTTAGAGGGAGGTGCAACTGTAGTCATAAAGTCAATTGAGTTCACTTCCAAAAATTATAGCTTGGCATGGAATCTCTTGTGTGAACGATAcgataacaaaaacattttaatcaataaCCACATAAAAGCGTTATTTAGCATGGATCCTTTATTCCGTGAATCTCACAAGGctattagatatttaatagACACTTTCTTAAAGAACTTAAGAGCTCTCGAGAACTTAGATCAACCAACTGACAAATGGGACGTActcatttgtttcattatttgcTCAAAATTAGATTCAGTCACCTGCAGGAAGTGGGAAGAGCATAAAAATACTTTGCCCAACTTACCGTCATTAGCAGACATGATTCTATTTCTTCGAAACCGTGCTGACATTCTTGAGACGATGTCTGCCAATAGCACTGAACGATCTAAACCTGAACCTAAAGTAGTAAGGAGTAGTGATAATAAGAGCGCATTCCTACCACGAAGTTCGAAAAGTTTCGTGTCGTCATCAAGCTCTAAACGCAAAAACATTCATAATTGTCCAATGTGTAAGCATCAGCATAGTATAGTACATTGCAACGTCTTTAAAGATTTACCTCTTAAAGTTCGGTTAGACGAAGTCGTAAAATTAAACCTTTGCTCGAACTGTCTCAGGAGGGGTCACGTTGTGGAAGACTGTCGCCTTCAAAGTACTTGTAGGGAGTGCGGAAAACGACATAACACGCTCTTGCACTCAGTCAGTGAACCAGCCGTCAAACCGGCAGCCGTTGAATCCACATTAACTTCAACAAATTCTGTGTCACTGTCCGCACAGTCTTCTAATCAGCAGGTTCTTCTATGCACTGCATTGGTCAGGGTCACTGATCCACAGAGTAAAAATACTCACCTTGCTCGAGCTCTGCTTGATGCAGGAAGTCAGTCATGCTTCATATCTGAAACCCTAAAACATAAAATGGGTATAATCAGTAATAATACAGATTCTTTATGTATATCTGGCATTAATAACGTCAAAGTTCATATAACTGACAGCTGCGAGCTAGCCATAAGCTCACTTCACCAGCACTTTAATGTCAGTCTTAAAATGTATGTAGTACCTCAAATAACTGGCTACTTACCAAATGCTCCCGTCAATGTTCGCGAACTTAACTTACCAGTTAATATTCAGTTGGCAGATCCTAAATTCTATGTTCCTTCTGACGTTGACATACTGTTGGGGGCTGGAGTCTTCTTCGACGCGATCTCTCCAAAGCAGATCAAATTAGGACAACATAAGCCCATTCTTCAAGAGTCAAAATTCGGTTGGCTAGTGGCAGGTCCTCTTCATAGTTACTCTCATAAACAAAGTAATGTCATTCATTGCAATTTCACCAAGGAAATTAGCGACAACTTAACGAAGTTCTGGAATCTTGAGGAGCTTCCACTTTCAGAACTCACTATGTCACCTGAGGATGAATTTTGCGAACATCATTTTCAGGAAACAACGAAACGTCTAGTTAACGGGCGGTTTTGTGTAAAAATGCCTTTTCGGGAATCACCAGAGCAAGCGCTTGGTAATTCATACATGATGGCCGAAAAGCGCTTCTTAAATCTTGAGAAAAAACTTGATAAAAACTCTGATCATAAAGACAAATACACTCAATTCATAAAGGAATATGAAAGGCTTGGTCATTTATCTAAAGTAGACAGACCATCATTTGGGTACTTCCTACCACATCATTGTGTAATTAGAGAAACCAGCGAAACAACAAAACTTCGTGTAGTTTTTGATGGATCCGCTAAAACTTCTTCAAAGAAATCACTTAATGACATTCAATATACAGGCCCTGTAGTACAGGATGAACTGTTTAATATCTTGATTAGATTTCGTCAACATAGGTTCGTCCTTACAGGTGACATAATGAATTTTTATCGACAGTTTTCTATAGATCCCTCTCAAAGGCATTTACAGCTGATCATCTGGCGAGACAACAAGGTTCAGCCCCTTGAAATTGCGGAATTACAAACTGTAACCTATGGCACAAATTCTGCCCCATTCCTAAGTACTAGATGTCTCAAACAGCTTGCTTTAGAATGCAATGATCCTATTGTCTCAGAAGTTATTCAAAaggatttttatattgatgaCATGTTGACCGGGTCATCTTCCGAGCATGAATTGCATCATATCTATAGAAAAGTCATAGAAGTTCTTAACTCGGCATGTTTGCCTATCCATAAATTCCGAACTAACTGTCCTCAGATATTTCAACACAACACTGAAACTCAAGGCCTTGATCTTTGTAAAGAGTCTAGTGTATTGGGTGTCCTGTGGGCCCCGGACACTGACACATTACGCTTCACCCTAAATGTTGATTGTACTCAACAAAAGGTCACCAAAAGagtaattttatcaaatacgTGTAAAATCTTTGACCCGCTGGGGTTAATCAGTCCCTGCACTattgctttaaaaattttgcTACAAAGGTTGTGGCTCCTCAAGCTTGATTGGGACGATCCAGTCCCcactgaaataaataatgtgtggCAACAGATGATAGGTAGCCTTAACTCTTTACTTACAGTTAATGTTCCCAGATTCGCGCTATGCGCTTCACCCATTTCCACAGAGCTTCACTGCTTTGTAGACGCATCCCAGAATGCCTACGCTGCCTGTCTCTACCTACGTTCAGTGGACCCCAAAGGCATAATATCCACTGCATTACTCTGTGCAAAGACACGTGTTTCCCCGATAAAGCCATTAACAATACCGCGTCTTGAGCTATGCGCGGCCTTACTCGGAGCTCGCCTCACAGCTAAGGTGACGAGTGCTCTTCGGTGCGATATTGATTGTACCTATTATTGGTCTGATTCCACCATAACATTAGCGTGGATAAATTCACAACCTCAGCTTTTGAAGGCATTCGTGTGCAATCGAGTAAACGAAATTCGTGAGCTCTCAGCTCAATCTCTATCATCGTGGAGATACGTACCCACAGCTATCAACCCCGCCGACATGGCGTCGCGAGGTCTAGAACCTAGTAATTTATCAAAGTCTGATTTGTGGTGGCGCGGACCCTCCTTCCTTCTAAGTCAGGAAACGGAGTGGCCACAAGCTcctaaatctaaaataaatttatcagaattgaaaaacaatattcaaGTTCATAATGCATTAAACACATCTACCTTTGTTGACTTTACTAGGTATTCAAACCCCATTCGGTTAATAAGAATATATGCCTACgtattaagatttataagtaattgtaaaaataaaaataaaaatgttagtcCCTTGTGCAGTAAGGAACTCAACGATTCACTCGAGCTACTGGTTAAAAATTCTCAGTATGAATCATactcattaataataaataccttgAATAAAGGAAATAAACTCAAACCTAAATGTTCAATTTTGCAGTTAGCTCCGTTCATTGACCAGAGTGGAATATTGCGAGTAGGTGGTCGTCTTGATAATGCGACACTTTCTTTTGAACAAAAACATCCGGCTCTGCTAGATAGTAAACATCACTTTACGAAAATACTCATGAGACACGAACATGCTCGTCTCTTTCACGCCGGCCCTCAGCTGCTCCTTAGTTCATTTAGAAAACAATACTGGCCTATAGGCGGTAGAAATTTAGCACGCAGTACAGTTCGAAAATGTATTGTTTGTACAAGATACAAGGCCAAGCCAATGGAGCCATTCATGGGAAACCTTCCTTCAAATAGGGTTTCACAATTTTATCCCTTTCAAACTTGTGGTGTTGATTTCGCGGGACCGTTCATGATTTCCAATAAAATCGGACGTGgtaataaaatctcaaaatgttacctatgtttattcatttgtttttctgttAAAGCAGTCCATTTGGAAACGGTCAGCGATCTCAGCACTCAAGCGTTTATTTCAAGCCTAAAGCGATTTATCGCTAGAAGAGGCAAGCCTGATAACATTTGCTGTGATAACGGTAAAAACTTCGTGGGGGCCAACAATGAATTAGGTAGGGTAATGCGGTCAAGTCTTCGTGATCTTAAAGATTATTCCGCAAATGAGGGCATTAAATTCACCTTCAACCCACCTTATTCACCTTCACTCGGAGGTCTATGGGAGGCCGGCATAAAAAGCGCAAAGCATCACTTAAAGCGCATAGCGGGGAATACAGCATTAACTTTCGAGGAGTTGAGCACGCTTTTTACGCAAATCGAAGCGATCCTCAACTCCCGACCCCTTACTCCTTTAACATCTGACCCAAACGACCTTTCTCCTCTCACCCCAGGGCACTTCATCATCGGACGGCCGCTGACGTCACTGCCATCACCTCCAGCATCCGACTTGAAGACACGCATCCGCTGTCGATACCGAATGATCGAGGGACTGCGCCAACACTTCTGGGCACGGTGGAGAAACGAATACCTACTAGAACTCCAACAGCGGTACAAAGGACGCCATCATGAGCGAAATCTTCAAGAAGGAGACCTCGTCGTCTTCAAGGAAGATGGTCTCCCTCCTCTCAAATGGAGAATCGGACGAGCCGTGCGTCTTTACATGGGCTCTGACAACGTCTGCAGGGTGGCCGACTTCATGACGTTCCGAGGAATTGAACGACGAGCCGTAAACAAGGTCTGCCTACTACCACTTGAGAATGACATCATCACAGAAGAGGAGAACAAGGATCTTGAAAGTTGA